The proteins below are encoded in one region of Oncorhynchus nerka isolate Pitt River linkage group LG15, Oner_Uvic_2.0, whole genome shotgun sequence:
- the LOC115142534 gene encoding trafficking kinesin-binding protein 1-like isoform X3, translating into MEESFCPVTMEVWSSSASEEEEEEKESGHGSQEEEEEEVEDGGKPHNKEILCRELMQVLCSERVGQVTKTYHDIEAVTHLLEENEEHQTAVVLQKERDLELAARIGQSLLKQNRELTARNELMDEQLEIAKEEIAQLRHELSMRDDLLHLYASTEEIENASDSHALMKRNESSNSLSNFVNYDFIQQKLKGLEEENLKLRCEANELTSETANYEEQEQELMMVCVEELTSVNKQVVDLSDELARKVEDTLRQQEEISSLLAQIVDLQARCKRLNTDNEELTQHLSASRESQSQLKSELNYLQDKYSECEDMLREAREDIKNLRNKSLPNSTVQRYSSLSAVFPMDSLAAEIEGTFRKGLDVPAPSEYKNHPWRVFETVKVVNQASRLRSRCHSPGQVPGSSPVSLRSSRASTPRTSYYGSDSASLTLEDKPPSAVSRLAEVAHTEDSSVSGPKRLGMPGMPGGQDLEAALRCLSDRQQSHASERPFFEVERERKLRALAAACQRGSEKGEGVGELGSSGFLTPNDSLVSSSVASTGTNYSNGSSLHSSAGSGGSRSYLPDRLQIVKPLEGSVTLHHWQQLAKPNLGGILHPRPGVLTKDFRELEIDLQHVYSLNDLEEDEPDLLQLSHGLAAGAHGTMVTPPSSGPNLPQTPPTHTVTTCRRHHPSLLLPSFSTSLCSRSLSARGSCEHLSPTSPSSSNQQHCVLTLDPSQGGGHHSTPAPPLSLGLLKLLEEQGISASTLPYPYHQLTPHTPHTRPTTAEEERGGGTCIMEEERRMNIFSFNLVEKLRSLGLHKVAARGVVD; encoded by the exons TGCTGTGTTCAGAGAGAGTGGGCCAGGTCACTAAGACGTACCATGACATCGAGGCTGTCACCCACCTACTGGAAGAG AATGAAGAACATCAAACCGCTGTCGTCTTGCAGAAAGAGCGGGACCTCGAGTTGGCGGCCCGGATCGGCCAATCACTGCTCAAGCAGAATCGGGAGCTAACGGCAAGGAATGAGTTAATGGACGAACAGCTGGAGATCGCTAAGGAAGAG ATAGCCCAGCTGCGACATGAGCTCTCCATGAGAGACGACCTGCTCCACTTGTACGCCAGCACAGAGGAGATCGAGAACGCCTCCGACTCACATGCACT AATGAAGAGGAACGAGTCGTCTAACTCCCTCAGTAACTTTGTCAATTATGACTTCATACAGCAGAAACTCAAAGGTCTGGAGGAGGAGAACCTCAAACTACGCTGTGAG GCCAATGAACTGACGTCAGAGACCGCTAACTATGAGGAGCAAGAGCAGGAGctgatgatggtgtgtgtggaggAACTCA cctctgTGAATAAGCAGGTGGTGGACCTGTCTGATGAGTTGGCCCGTAAGGTGGAGGACACCCTCAGGCAGCAGGAGGAGATCAGCTCCCTGCTCGCACAAATAGTCGACCTGCAGGCACGGTGCAAAAGG CTCAACACTGACAACGAAGAGCTGACCCAGCACCTGAGTGCCTCACGGGAGAGCCAATCACAGCTCAAATCAGAG CTAAACTACCTGCAGGACAAGTACTCAGAGTGTGAGGACATGCTACGGGAGGCCAGAGAGGACATTAAGAACCTGCGCAACAAGAGCCTGCCCAACAGCACGGTGCAGCGCTACAGCTCCCTATCAGCCGTGTTCCCCATGGACTCCCTGGCAGCGGAGATTGAGGGCACCTTCCGCAAGGGCCTGGACGTCCCCGCCCCCTCCGAGTACAA GAATCACCCGTGGCGCGTGTTTGAGACGGTGAAGGTGGTGAACCAAGCGTCGAGGCTGCGGTCGCGGTGCCACTCCCCCGGCCAGGTGCCCGGCTCCAGCCCTGTGTCGCTGCGCTCCAGCCGTGCCTCCACCCCCCGTACCAGCTACTACGGCTCAGACAGCGCCAGCCTCACCTTGGAGGACAAACCACCTAGTGCCGTATCGAGACTGGCAGAGGTGGCACACACTGAGGACAGCAG TGTAAGTGGCCCTAAGCGTCTGGGTATGCCGGGCATGCCTGGAGGCCAGGACCTTGAAGCCGCCCTCCGCTGTTTATCTGACCGCCAGCAGAGCCATGCCTCAGAGCGGCCCTTCTTTGAGGTGGAGCGTGAACGCAAACTCCGCGCCCTGGCCGCCGCCTGCCAGCGGGGCAGCGAGAAGGGTGAGGGGGTGGGCGAGCTGGGCTCCAGCGGGTTCCTTACGCCCAACGACAGCCTGGTGTCCAGCTCGGTGGCGTCAACAGGCACCAACTACTCCAATGGCAGCTCGCTGCACTCCTCGGCCGGATCGGGGGGCTCGCGCTCCTACCTACCTGACCGCCTGCAGATTGTCAAGCCCCTGGAAG GCTCAGTGACCCTGCACCACTGGCAGCAGCTGGCCAAGCCCAACCTGGGAGGTATCCTGCACCCTCGCCCGGGGGTCCTCACCAAAGACTTCCGGGAGCTGGAGATCGACCTCCAACACGTCTACAGCCTCAATGACCTGGAGGAGGACGAGCCTGACCTATTACAGCTCTCCCATGGCCTGGCTGCCGGAGCCCACGGAACCATGG TCACTCCTCCATCCTCTGGCCCCAACCTACCCCAGACCCCTCCCACCCACACCGTCACCACCTGTCGGcgccaccacccctccctcctgctcccctccttctccaccaG CCTTTGCTCTCGCAGCCTGTCCGCTCGTGGGAGCTGTGAGCATCTGAGTCCCACGTCGCCCTCCTCTTCCAATCAGCAGCACTGTGTGCTGACCTTGGACCCTAGCCAGGGTGGTGGCCACCACTCCACCCCAGCACCTCCTCTATCACTGGGACTCCTGAAGCTTTTGGAGGAGCAGGGCATCTCTGCCTCCACCCTCCCCTACCCTTACCACCAACTgaccccacacacaccccacacacgcCCCACAACGGCAGAGGAAGAGCGGGGTGGAGGAACATGCATTATGGAGGAAGAAAGGAGAATGAACATTTTCAGCTTCAACCTGGTAGAGAAGCTGAGGAGTCTGGGACTTCACAAGGTGGCAGCCCGAGGCGTGGTGGACTGA
- the LOC115142534 gene encoding trafficking kinesin-binding protein 1-like isoform X4: MEESFCPVTMEVWSSSASEEEEEEKESGHGSQEEEEEEVEDGGKPHNKEILCRELMQVLCSERVGQVTKTYHDIEAVTHLLEEKERDLELAARIGQSLLKQNRELTARNELMDEQLEIAKEEIAQLRHELSMRDDLLHLYASTEEIENASDSHALMKRNESSNSLSNFVNYDFIQQKLKGLEEENLKLRCEANELTSETANYEEQEQELMMVCVEELTSVNKQVVDLSDELARKVEDTLRQQEEISSLLAQIVDLQARCKRLNTDNEELTQHLSASRESQSQLKSELNYLQDKYSECEDMLREAREDIKNLRNKSLPNSTVQRYSSLSAVFPMDSLAAEIEGTFRKGLDVPAPSEYKNHPWRVFETVKVVNQASRLRSRCHSPGQVPGSSPVSLRSSRASTPRTSYYGSDSASLTLEDKPPSAVSRLAEVAHTEDSSVSGPKRLGMPGMPGGQDLEAALRCLSDRQQSHASERPFFEVERERKLRALAAACQRGSEKGEGVGELGSSGFLTPNDSLVSSSVASTGTNYSNGSSLHSSAGSGGSRSYLPDRLQIVKPLEGSVTLHHWQQLAKPNLGGILHPRPGVLTKDFRELEIDLQHVYSLNDLEEDEPDLLQLSHGLAAGAHGTMVTPPSSGPNLPQTPPTHTVTTCRRHHPSLLLPSFSTSLCSRSLSARGSCEHLSPTSPSSSNQQHCVLTLDPSQGGGHHSTPAPPLSLGLLKLLEEQGISASTLPYPYHQLTPHTPHTRPTTAEEERGGGTCIMEEERRMNIFSFNLVEKLRSLGLHKVAARGVVD, from the exons TGCTGTGTTCAGAGAGAGTGGGCCAGGTCACTAAGACGTACCATGACATCGAGGCTGTCACCCACCTACTGGAAGAG AAAGAGCGGGACCTCGAGTTGGCGGCCCGGATCGGCCAATCACTGCTCAAGCAGAATCGGGAGCTAACGGCAAGGAATGAGTTAATGGACGAACAGCTGGAGATCGCTAAGGAAGAG ATAGCCCAGCTGCGACATGAGCTCTCCATGAGAGACGACCTGCTCCACTTGTACGCCAGCACAGAGGAGATCGAGAACGCCTCCGACTCACATGCACT AATGAAGAGGAACGAGTCGTCTAACTCCCTCAGTAACTTTGTCAATTATGACTTCATACAGCAGAAACTCAAAGGTCTGGAGGAGGAGAACCTCAAACTACGCTGTGAG GCCAATGAACTGACGTCAGAGACCGCTAACTATGAGGAGCAAGAGCAGGAGctgatgatggtgtgtgtggaggAACTCA cctctgTGAATAAGCAGGTGGTGGACCTGTCTGATGAGTTGGCCCGTAAGGTGGAGGACACCCTCAGGCAGCAGGAGGAGATCAGCTCCCTGCTCGCACAAATAGTCGACCTGCAGGCACGGTGCAAAAGG CTCAACACTGACAACGAAGAGCTGACCCAGCACCTGAGTGCCTCACGGGAGAGCCAATCACAGCTCAAATCAGAG CTAAACTACCTGCAGGACAAGTACTCAGAGTGTGAGGACATGCTACGGGAGGCCAGAGAGGACATTAAGAACCTGCGCAACAAGAGCCTGCCCAACAGCACGGTGCAGCGCTACAGCTCCCTATCAGCCGTGTTCCCCATGGACTCCCTGGCAGCGGAGATTGAGGGCACCTTCCGCAAGGGCCTGGACGTCCCCGCCCCCTCCGAGTACAA GAATCACCCGTGGCGCGTGTTTGAGACGGTGAAGGTGGTGAACCAAGCGTCGAGGCTGCGGTCGCGGTGCCACTCCCCCGGCCAGGTGCCCGGCTCCAGCCCTGTGTCGCTGCGCTCCAGCCGTGCCTCCACCCCCCGTACCAGCTACTACGGCTCAGACAGCGCCAGCCTCACCTTGGAGGACAAACCACCTAGTGCCGTATCGAGACTGGCAGAGGTGGCACACACTGAGGACAGCAG TGTAAGTGGCCCTAAGCGTCTGGGTATGCCGGGCATGCCTGGAGGCCAGGACCTTGAAGCCGCCCTCCGCTGTTTATCTGACCGCCAGCAGAGCCATGCCTCAGAGCGGCCCTTCTTTGAGGTGGAGCGTGAACGCAAACTCCGCGCCCTGGCCGCCGCCTGCCAGCGGGGCAGCGAGAAGGGTGAGGGGGTGGGCGAGCTGGGCTCCAGCGGGTTCCTTACGCCCAACGACAGCCTGGTGTCCAGCTCGGTGGCGTCAACAGGCACCAACTACTCCAATGGCAGCTCGCTGCACTCCTCGGCCGGATCGGGGGGCTCGCGCTCCTACCTACCTGACCGCCTGCAGATTGTCAAGCCCCTGGAAG GCTCAGTGACCCTGCACCACTGGCAGCAGCTGGCCAAGCCCAACCTGGGAGGTATCCTGCACCCTCGCCCGGGGGTCCTCACCAAAGACTTCCGGGAGCTGGAGATCGACCTCCAACACGTCTACAGCCTCAATGACCTGGAGGAGGACGAGCCTGACCTATTACAGCTCTCCCATGGCCTGGCTGCCGGAGCCCACGGAACCATGG TCACTCCTCCATCCTCTGGCCCCAACCTACCCCAGACCCCTCCCACCCACACCGTCACCACCTGTCGGcgccaccacccctccctcctgctcccctccttctccaccaG CCTTTGCTCTCGCAGCCTGTCCGCTCGTGGGAGCTGTGAGCATCTGAGTCCCACGTCGCCCTCCTCTTCCAATCAGCAGCACTGTGTGCTGACCTTGGACCCTAGCCAGGGTGGTGGCCACCACTCCACCCCAGCACCTCCTCTATCACTGGGACTCCTGAAGCTTTTGGAGGAGCAGGGCATCTCTGCCTCCACCCTCCCCTACCCTTACCACCAACTgaccccacacacaccccacacacgcCCCACAACGGCAGAGGAAGAGCGGGGTGGAGGAACATGCATTATGGAGGAAGAAAGGAGAATGAACATTTTCAGCTTCAACCTGGTAGAGAAGCTGAGGAGTCTGGGACTTCACAAGGTGGCAGCCCGAGGCGTGGTGGACTGA
- the LOC115143565 gene encoding cholecystokinin-like encodes MAMSGLLVCVLMAALVGVGLTSPVSKSDGNTKQGGILPQLLARREAVRNAAENMVRTAQDTQTSIARMERMAHLSEDQREFMSKQIMQAISEMNECPDRDYQGWVDFGRRSAE; translated from the exons ATGGCAATGAGTGGATTGTTGGTGTGCGTCCTCATGGCAGCGCTGGTGGGGGTTGGTTTGACATCACCTGTATCCAAGTCGGATGGCAACACCAAACAGGGTGGGATACTGCCACAGCTACTGGCCAGGAGGGAGGCAGTGAGAAATGCTGCGGAGAACATGGTTAGGACGGCGCAAGACACTCAAACGAGCATAGCACGGATGGAGAGGATGGCGCACCTGTCGGAGGACCAGCGCGAGTTCATGTCCAAGCAAATCATGCAGGCCATCTCAG AGATGAACGAGTGTCCGGACCGGGACTACCAAGGATGGGTAGACTTTGGACGGCGAAGTGCAGAGTAG